A part of Paenibacillus sp. 481 genomic DNA contains:
- a CDS encoding ATP-binding protein yields MTTITRKQTVPKHRKKLQVWLIIALFIIFITSIRVSWLDLFTQPHQPKAMQGVLDLREWNFDANGAVTLNGEWMFYPQVLLKNDGALSHHDNTVNKPIKVPGNWAPALHPQQDSTYGYGTYHLQILLGEHGGEQYALRLASILASSEVFVNGISVGKSGQPSSAAERYTARSVPYMVDFQADQAKVDIVIHVANYDNSATGGITQPIYFGPLDAIQRATWFSIGTELTVCIVLLFHAVYAFLIYRFGKRQSGLIYITLLMLFASAAVLFDDNMLLTQWLGIGYAWSTKLQLLSYLGVAIPQLQLTRHLLAKDANSKLILTFTMLCLVMCIFIVVAPIQLTLQIMPVYMIIVVIPPVIMLFTTLKAALQGEEDTILLALGSTSIAVNIIWGTCKSMGLLYTSYYPFDILISFFAFASFWFRRYFRTSIQLERMTEDLQQEHRLKDDFLANTSHELRNPLHGMMNLAQHVLESEHNSMQDSSKKNLELLVTVGRRMSSLLHDLFDLTRLKEKRVQLKLKKVSIQPVVVGVMDMMRHMTEGKPIRLSNEIPDTFPHVIADENRLTQILCNLVHNAIKFTNEGVVTVRADMSGGKAYIHVVDTGVGIDAHTEQSLFLPYKQGVAPDESYEVGLGLGLSISKQLTELHGGTLTFRSTPGKGSMFTFSLELCEVDALPLAEQQSGPLAAAVSVEESALMSTHRTQPTKASLLTDVAREGAVSKEERSCDSWDSRDSENSENLQELQKLQHSRSSRDLKHSLNSSQKDNHEYNQITILAVDDDPINLEILSQIFDTERYRIFTATNGKEALSLIQLAEFDLVIADVMMPHMSGYELARHIRERFSISELPILLLTARSSSNDIEAGFRAGANDYIIKPMDTLELKARVSALTQFKRSVHERLMMEAAWLQAQIQPHFLFNTLNSISALSEIDTDRMRRMLEEFSNYLRASFDFQNTKRLVLLEHELALVKSYLYIEKERFEDRMQIIWEVEQTALLHIPPLSIQPLVENAVRHGVLKRFEGGVITIRIKEHPDYTEVAIVDNGVGIHEQKLEQLLQVNPNRKTGIGLLNVDRRLKRIYGSGLHIESTLGKGTIVRFQMPRS; encoded by the coding sequence ATGACAACAATTACACGAAAACAAACTGTCCCAAAACACAGGAAGAAACTACAAGTATGGCTGATCATCGCTTTGTTCATCATTTTCATTACAAGCATTCGCGTCAGTTGGCTCGATTTATTTACACAACCGCATCAACCTAAAGCCATGCAAGGCGTTCTGGATTTACGCGAGTGGAACTTTGATGCAAACGGTGCCGTCACTTTGAACGGGGAATGGATGTTTTATCCCCAAGTGCTGTTAAAAAATGATGGTGCTCTCTCTCATCATGATAACACTGTAAACAAACCGATTAAGGTACCAGGCAATTGGGCGCCTGCTCTACATCCGCAACAAGACAGCACGTACGGTTATGGAACGTACCACTTGCAAATTTTGCTTGGGGAACATGGTGGCGAGCAATATGCCCTACGCCTTGCTTCCATTCTAGCTTCTTCGGAAGTGTTCGTTAACGGTATCTCTGTTGGCAAGTCTGGGCAGCCATCGTCAGCGGCAGAGCGTTATACCGCTCGCAGCGTTCCTTATATGGTTGATTTCCAGGCCGATCAGGCCAAGGTCGATATTGTGATCCATGTCGCAAACTATGACAACAGCGCTACTGGCGGAATTACGCAACCTATTTATTTTGGCCCACTAGATGCTATTCAAAGAGCGACTTGGTTCTCCATCGGAACCGAACTTACCGTCTGCATCGTACTGTTATTCCATGCTGTGTATGCATTTCTCATTTATCGGTTCGGAAAACGACAATCCGGATTGATTTATATTACTTTACTCATGTTGTTCGCAAGTGCTGCCGTTCTGTTTGACGACAACATGTTGCTTACACAATGGCTGGGAATTGGATATGCGTGGTCAACAAAGCTTCAACTCCTCTCTTATTTAGGGGTTGCGATCCCGCAGCTGCAGCTGACACGACATTTGCTGGCCAAAGATGCCAACTCCAAGCTGATTCTCACGTTTACGATGTTGTGCTTGGTGATGTGTATATTTATCGTTGTCGCTCCTATCCAATTAACACTGCAAATTATGCCGGTTTATATGATTATTGTAGTTATACCACCGGTGATTATGCTTTTCACGACACTTAAAGCGGCTTTACAGGGCGAAGAGGATACGATCTTGCTAGCGCTTGGTTCTACTTCCATTGCAGTCAATATTATTTGGGGTACCTGCAAAAGTATGGGACTTTTGTATACGAGCTACTATCCTTTTGACATTCTTATTTCGTTTTTTGCGTTCGCCTCTTTTTGGTTCAGACGATATTTTCGCACTTCTATACAATTAGAGCGTATGACCGAAGATCTGCAACAAGAGCATCGTTTAAAGGATGATTTCTTAGCAAATACGTCCCATGAACTGCGTAACCCGCTTCATGGCATGATGAATTTAGCTCAACATGTATTAGAGAGCGAGCACAATTCCATGCAAGACAGCAGCAAAAAAAACTTGGAGTTGCTCGTTACCGTTGGCCGTCGTATGTCTAGCTTGCTTCATGACCTATTTGATTTGACGCGATTAAAAGAAAAAAGGGTGCAGCTTAAGCTAAAAAAAGTATCGATTCAGCCCGTTGTTGTGGGTGTGATGGATATGATGCGACATATGACAGAAGGCAAGCCGATACGTTTAAGCAATGAAATTCCAGATACGTTCCCACACGTTATTGCGGATGAGAACCGGCTTACTCAAATCTTGTGCAACTTGGTGCACAACGCGATTAAATTTACGAACGAAGGTGTCGTTACGGTACGCGCTGACATGTCGGGAGGCAAGGCGTACATTCACGTCGTCGACACAGGCGTGGGCATTGATGCGCATACAGAGCAGTCGTTGTTCCTCCCCTATAAACAAGGAGTTGCCCCTGATGAATCGTATGAAGTTGGTCTAGGGCTTGGCTTAAGTATAAGCAAGCAGTTGACTGAACTGCATGGCGGTACTTTAACGTTCCGTTCGACACCTGGAAAAGGTTCTATGTTCACCTTTTCCTTGGAACTATGTGAGGTAGATGCATTACCGCTTGCGGAGCAGCAAAGTGGTCCACTTGCTGCTGCGGTGTCTGTAGAGGAGTCGGCGTTGATGTCTACTCATCGCACGCAGCCCACTAAGGCAAGCCTCCTCACGGATGTTGCTAGAGAGGGTGCGGTATCGAAGGAGGAACGATCATGCGATTCGTGGGACTCACGGGATTCGGAGAATTCAGAGAATTTGCAGGAATTACAGAAATTACAGCATTCACGGAGTTCACGGGATTTAAAGCATTCACTGAACTCTAGTCAAAAGGATAACCATGAATATAACCAAATTACGATCTTAGCGGTCGACGATGATCCGATTAATTTAGAAATTTTGAGCCAAATTTTCGACACGGAGCGATACCGAATTTTCACTGCAACGAACGGAAAAGAAGCGCTATCGCTGATTCAATTAGCGGAATTCGATCTGGTCATTGCTGACGTGATGATGCCGCATATGTCTGGTTATGAGCTGGCGCGTCACATTCGCGAGCGATTTTCGATCTCCGAGCTGCCGATACTGCTATTGACGGCACGCAGTTCGTCCAACGATATCGAAGCAGGCTTCCGAGCAGGTGCCAATGACTACATCATTAAACCGATGGACACGCTGGAGCTTAAGGCTAGAGTAAGCGCGCTGACACAATTTAAGCGTTCTGTGCATGAAAGATTAATGATGGAGGCAGCTTGGTTGCAAGCACAGATTCAGCCGCATTTTTTGTTCAACACGTTGAATTCGATCTCTGCGCTTAGTGAAATCGATACCGACCGCATGCGGAGGATGTTGGAGGAGTTCAGCAATTATTTACGCGCTAGCTTTGACTTTCAAAATACGAAAAGGCTCGTGCTGCTCGAACATGAACTCGCGTTAGTGAAGTCCTACTTGTATATCGAGAAGGAGCGCTTCGAAGATAGGATGCAGATCATATGGGAAGTGGAACAGACCGCACTTCTTCACATCCCGCCGTTATCCATTCAGCCCCTAGTTGAAAATGCGGTCCGACACGGTGTGCTGAAACGGTTTGAGGGCGGCGTCATTACGATTCGCATTAAGGAGCATCCCGATTACACAGAGGTGGCTATCGTAGATAACGGCGTAGGTATACACGAGCAAAAGCTTGAACAACTTCTACAAGTAAATCCGAATCGAAAAACAGGAATCGGCCTGTTAAATGTAGACCGCCGATTAAAACGAATATACGGCAGCGGGCTGCACATCGAAAGCACGCTCGGCAAAGGAACGATCGTTCGCTTTCAGATGCCCCGAAGCTAG
- a CDS encoding DinB family protein has product MSGVAQIRDHLLAEIDLAVRTSEALLARITPEEWEYRPADNMRTLLELAHHLVSIPASDLAILQEKSQAEVEQVEMSVSGMRDPQELAARFRANYEQLRVYMLSLSEDELLNKSSKAFYLEHGMVQIKWLIEIVTHSFHHRSQLYNYLKQSGHELQFFVLYG; this is encoded by the coding sequence ATGAGCGGTGTTGCACAAATTCGGGATCATCTATTGGCGGAAATAGATTTAGCCGTCCGCACAAGCGAGGCACTTTTGGCTAGAATTACACCAGAAGAGTGGGAGTATCGGCCAGCTGACAATATGCGCACGTTATTGGAGCTTGCCCATCATCTTGTATCCATTCCAGCTTCGGACTTGGCTATTTTGCAAGAGAAGTCACAAGCGGAAGTGGAGCAGGTGGAAATGAGCGTAAGTGGAATGAGGGACCCGCAGGAATTGGCGGCGCGGTTTCGGGCCAATTACGAGCAATTGCGGGTGTATATGCTCTCATTAAGCGAGGACGAGCTATTGAACAAGTCCAGTAAAGCGTTTTATTTAGAGCACGGTATGGTGCAAATCAAGTGGTTGATTGAGATTGTCACTCATTCATTTCACCACCGGTCGCAACTTTATAACTATTTGAAACAGTCGGGGCATGAACTCCAGTTCTTCGTGCTATACGGCTAA
- a CDS encoding helix-turn-helix transcriptional regulator has translation MDRLIAIVIALQQRQESAQMLADKLEVSRRTIMRDIQALSEMGIPLYAETGPGGGYRLSEGYRLPPLQLDVQETLTVLVALRALTAYADTPFNRERWTVMDKIRHILPPEALHQVEPLLELMRVQVPKRSYKAPLLTELLAYCSSGAWMKAYYRSEKHRRWLLLQPKHVYAENGFWYCEAYSPTHGELRLFRADRFDELLAADPPADENQGEASDSASKYIRIRATLSYRGLLLVEQDPHIGEKVHAVQDDLWEVDFQCPESEWGWAIRFFFSLGEDANVLEPEALRAALYEKARELCERYGK, from the coding sequence ATGGATCGCTTGATCGCTATCGTGATTGCCTTACAACAGCGACAAGAATCTGCGCAAATGCTTGCGGATAAGCTTGAGGTGTCTAGGCGTACCATCATGCGGGACATACAGGCACTCTCAGAGATGGGCATACCTTTGTATGCGGAGACAGGCCCGGGAGGAGGGTACCGATTGTCGGAAGGCTATCGGTTGCCGCCGTTGCAACTTGACGTGCAGGAGACCTTGACCGTACTTGTCGCGCTGCGGGCTCTGACTGCTTATGCGGACACGCCGTTCAATCGGGAAAGGTGGACGGTCATGGATAAGATCCGCCACATTCTACCGCCCGAAGCGCTTCATCAAGTTGAGCCGCTGCTTGAATTGATGCGTGTGCAGGTGCCGAAGCGCTCTTACAAGGCACCTCTCTTGACCGAGCTGCTTGCTTACTGTTCGAGCGGGGCGTGGATGAAGGCCTACTATCGTTCGGAGAAGCATCGCCGTTGGCTGTTATTGCAGCCCAAACATGTTTATGCGGAGAACGGGTTCTGGTATTGTGAGGCCTACTCGCCTACACATGGGGAGCTGCGGCTGTTTCGGGCCGATCGTTTTGATGAGTTGCTGGCCGCCGATCCGCCTGCTGATGAGAATCAGGGGGAGGCGTCAGATTCCGCGAGCAAGTACATTCGTATTCGAGCCACGTTAAGCTATCGGGGCCTGCTACTTGTCGAACAAGACCCGCATATCGGGGAAAAAGTGCACGCTGTGCAGGACGACCTGTGGGAAGTTGACTTCCAATGCCCAGAATCAGAATGGGGATGGGCGATACGGTTCTTTTTCTCGCTTGGCGAAGATGCGAACGTGCTGGAGCCGGAAGCGCTGCGGGCTGCGCTCTACGAAAAAGCCCGTGAGCTGTGTGAGCGTTACGGAAAGTAG
- a CDS encoding response regulator encodes MKTMIVDDEIMALRSMHNHLNHFADLEVVGLFQDPREALKLANEEHIDLIFLDIEMPEINGMVLAELLLEAQPHVQIVFVTAYSEYAIEAFEVNALDYILKPVQRTRLAKTLQRCSVQEGNMTKRAAHPAQTLCCMAYLHLRDEQQNVHLFQWRTLKAQELFAYLLHYRGQTVRKESILEWLWTEVDIDKASSLLHTTIYQIRRIIKLTHMDITIKYSDGGYRLDLGNIHLDVELWEREIHSALPATVDTLTYKQQLLDRYQGDYFGDHEYLWAEHERERLRTLWLFHAQQIAEFHLAQGRQLDALHIYLNMIEKYPYNEAICFETMKIYASLGYTYEVKKQYDRLVTYFQCELDIVPSKQLEEWYDHFMSRV; translated from the coding sequence ATGAAGACGATGATCGTTGATGATGAAATCATGGCATTGCGTAGTATGCACAATCACTTAAACCATTTTGCAGATTTAGAGGTTGTAGGGTTGTTTCAAGATCCACGCGAAGCGCTGAAGCTGGCGAATGAGGAGCATATCGATCTCATCTTTTTGGATATAGAGATGCCTGAAATAAATGGGATGGTGCTGGCCGAGTTGCTGTTAGAAGCTCAACCGCATGTACAGATTGTGTTTGTAACAGCGTACAGTGAATATGCCATTGAGGCATTTGAAGTGAACGCGCTTGACTATATACTAAAGCCCGTGCAGCGTACCCGACTTGCCAAAACACTGCAAAGGTGCAGCGTGCAAGAGGGAAACATGACGAAACGAGCAGCACACCCGGCGCAAACCCTTTGTTGTATGGCCTATTTGCATCTGCGTGATGAACAACAGAATGTTCACCTGTTTCAGTGGCGAACGTTAAAAGCGCAGGAGTTGTTTGCCTATTTGCTGCACTATCGGGGGCAGACGGTGCGGAAAGAATCGATTTTGGAGTGGCTATGGACTGAAGTGGATATAGACAAGGCGTCCAGTCTGTTGCACACGACGATTTATCAAATTCGCAGAATTATTAAGCTAACCCATATGGACATTACAATTAAATATAGCGATGGCGGCTATCGCTTGGACTTGGGCAATATCCATTTGGATGTCGAACTGTGGGAACGGGAGATCCATTCCGCATTGCCTGCAACGGTAGACACGTTAACATATAAGCAGCAATTGTTGGACCGATATCAAGGCGACTATTTTGGCGATCATGAATATTTATGGGCCGAACATGAACGTGAGCGTTTACGGACATTGTGGTTGTTCCATGCCCAGCAAATCGCCGAATTTCATTTGGCACAGGGCAGACAACTTGATGCGTTGCACATCTATTTGAATATGATCGAGAAATACCCGTATAACGAAGCGATTTGTTTTGAAACGATGAAAATTTACGCTTCGCTCGGATATACATATGAAGTTAAAAAGCAATATGACAGATTGGTTACTTATTTCCAGTGTGAGCTAGACATTGTACCTAGTAAACAATTGGAAGAATGGTATGACCATTTTATGAGTCGTGTATAA